A single genomic interval of Sulfurovum sp. TSL6 harbors:
- a CDS encoding VWA domain-containing protein — protein MSQFSFEHPALLGILLLFIVCSIWCKERSRALFFPHVKTLMAKSAGKSSLLSVLKWVGITAAVIALASPVITKSYSNTKKEGRDIVLIIDSSDSMRQQGFDPSDPWKNKFDVVKEVVGDFIEKRENDRLGMVTFADIAFIASPLTFEKKFLTDITKMQEMGMAGKRTAINDAIVQSYNLLSKSKASSKIAILLTDGIDNMSKVAFGDVKSLIEKRDIKLYAIGVGDARDYNAQYLQALADAGKGLAFGAQDATTLSQIYEEIDKLEATKIDDKKIVQHTYLYIYPLFLAIMSLLLFIYFRNSKGV, from the coding sequence ATGAGTCAGTTTAGTTTTGAGCATCCGGCCCTGTTAGGGATATTGCTTCTCTTCATCGTGTGCAGCATTTGGTGCAAAGAGAGAAGCCGCGCACTTTTTTTCCCTCATGTCAAAACACTGATGGCAAAGAGTGCAGGTAAGTCTTCCTTGCTATCTGTATTAAAGTGGGTGGGTATTACAGCAGCGGTGATCGCTTTGGCTTCACCGGTTATCACAAAAAGTTATTCAAACACCAAAAAAGAGGGACGTGACATTGTATTGATCATTGATTCGAGTGATTCGATGCGACAGCAAGGGTTTGATCCTTCTGATCCATGGAAAAACAAGTTTGATGTAGTCAAAGAAGTTGTGGGTGACTTTATAGAAAAAAGAGAGAATGACCGGTTAGGTATGGTCACATTTGCAGACATTGCTTTTATCGCATCACCTCTGACGTTTGAAAAGAAGTTTTTAACAGACATCACAAAAATGCAAGAGATGGGCATGGCAGGGAAACGAACGGCGATCAACGATGCTATCGTGCAGAGTTACAATCTCTTGAGTAAAAGCAAAGCCAGTTCCAAGATAGCCATTTTACTTACCGATGGTATAGACAATATGAGCAAAGTAGCGTTCGGAGATGTAAAAAGTCTTATAGAAAAACGTGATATTAAACTCTATGCCATAGGTGTAGGGGATGCACGTGATTATAATGCACAATATTTACAGGCATTGGCAGATGCGGGTAAAGGATTGGCATTTGGTGCACAAGATGCAACGACACTCTCTCAAATCTATGAGGAGATAGATAAACTTGAAGCAACCAAGATCGATGACAAAAAGATAGTGCAGCATACCTACTTGTACATCTATCCACTCTTTTTAGCAATAATGAGCTTGTTATTGTTTATTTATTTTAGAAACAGTAAAGGAGTCTAG
- a CDS encoding BatD family protein, translating into MRNLGKVLLVITLVVQVMWADGVEATVSSTEVVRGNTVELRIKAIGDDAEFPDIQMIDGHSIIGTHSGSSSSYSYINGTMKSEHTTTKTFTFVPDQNVTIPAYEVKIDGKSYKTQPIEIKIVTSNASVGQNNEMFTLQMRANKTKVMVGESLMVTVYFSLKNGVRLSQDIQYSAPSFPGFIVTEGGEQNAYIKGNYQVQEVRYILTPQAEGNFTASPAYAKVGVADRSRRDIFGMTFGTQWKKVASNSLQIDVLPQAQESDLVGDFTIDTTIDAQEVKANKPVNLTVKIEGKGNLESFEFPKYEIDGVTVYSDEAKIETKVVDGELYSSYSKSFAFISEEDFMIPARSFSMLTPKDKQLKELTVNTYDISIKKKSSTASSATTKPHTNGVVQRKISQPAQPKEVVVEKQVEVKSIAWWMLAAAFSLGMLMMFVLRWLPRVRTRTASPYNESEALKILYGHMSEDAEIEEMVRKLYARKNGDKSVQIDKKVLKEMVNRVKQS; encoded by the coding sequence ATGCGAAACCTTGGTAAAGTATTATTGGTGATAACATTGGTTGTACAAGTGATGTGGGCTGATGGAGTAGAGGCTACTGTATCAAGTACAGAGGTTGTCAGGGGTAATACTGTTGAGTTACGCATTAAAGCGATAGGGGATGATGCAGAATTTCCAGATATTCAAATGATTGATGGACATAGTATCATAGGAACGCACTCCGGGAGCAGCAGTTCCTATAGCTATATAAACGGGACGATGAAAAGTGAGCATACCACGACAAAAACATTTACTTTCGTTCCCGACCAAAATGTGACCATTCCAGCTTATGAAGTGAAGATAGATGGCAAAAGTTATAAAACCCAACCCATTGAGATAAAAATCGTTACATCCAATGCCTCTGTAGGGCAGAATAATGAGATGTTTACTTTACAGATGCGTGCCAATAAAACGAAGGTAATGGTAGGTGAATCACTTATGGTAACTGTCTATTTTTCTTTAAAGAACGGTGTGAGACTATCACAGGATATACAATATAGTGCACCGAGTTTTCCAGGCTTTATCGTGACAGAAGGCGGCGAGCAAAATGCGTATATCAAAGGCAACTATCAAGTTCAGGAAGTACGTTATATTCTTACACCACAAGCAGAAGGGAACTTTACAGCAAGTCCGGCCTATGCCAAAGTAGGTGTAGCAGACAGAAGCAGAAGGGATATTTTTGGTATGACCTTTGGAACACAATGGAAGAAAGTAGCATCTAACAGTCTGCAGATAGATGTTTTACCTCAAGCACAAGAGAGTGATCTCGTAGGTGATTTCACGATCGATACGACGATAGATGCACAAGAGGTCAAAGCCAACAAACCGGTCAACCTCACAGTGAAGATAGAGGGAAAAGGTAATCTGGAAAGTTTTGAATTCCCTAAATATGAGATAGATGGGGTAACCGTATACAGTGATGAAGCTAAAATAGAGACGAAAGTTGTGGATGGAGAGCTCTACAGCAGTTACAGTAAAAGTTTTGCCTTTATCTCAGAAGAGGACTTTATGATCCCGGCACGAAGTTTTTCTATGTTGACACCAAAAGATAAACAGCTCAAAGAGCTTACGGTGAATACCTACGATATTAGCATTAAGAAGAAGTCATCTACTGCATCTTCTGCAACTACAAAACCCCATACAAATGGTGTGGTGCAAAGAAAGATATCACAACCTGCACAGCCTAAAGAAGTGGTAGTAGAAAAACAAGTAGAGGTTAAAAGTATCGCATGGTGGATGTTGGCGGCAGCCTTTTCTTTAGGTATGCTAATGATGTTTGTTCTAAGATGGTTGCCTCGTGTAAGAACACGAACTGCAAGTCCCTATAATGAGTCAGAAGCATTGAAGATATTGTATGGTCATATGAGTGAGGATGCCGAAATAGAAGAGATGGTCCGTAAACTTTATGCCCGTAAAAATGGCGATAAATCGGTTCAGATAGACAAAAAAGTACTTAAAGAGATGGTGAACCGCGTGAAGCAATCGTGA
- the mfd gene encoding transcription-repair coupling factor yields MYQSNIYEYLEALQEEKLLICKDDKEAVQIRDIAVLLGFDTFILPDLRVSVGEDLRTYDEEIHELFIQLASFYKSTKRKILISPLRTLLIPFPKAELFDSRSIEFGDTLDLSELKDTLYQWGYHFTDIAASHGEVSFRGDIIDIYPIDATKPYRISLFDEEVEAIQYYDEGTQKRSSDELESLTFRPAFLALNKTQHEALRNRTERSSYDTFVKDIDSLGLWHLDDLGESALTLFDGVWASALDDELKEVYELDEPLVPRESFVLPAIPEGHKYRDLEAVHPNKLLESHKDKKITIIAKNESIVRGSELDSFENIEFVYQEGIVNLLGADKLILSLNKPIKRKKVKKATIILDELKPGDYVVHENYGVGIFKGIEKRDVLGATSEFVVMHYQNEDALLIPVSNLEVVDRYVAEGGVLPILDKLGKASFKKLKEKVKEKLFAIASQIINLSAQRHLKKGIKLKIDMEEHAIFMSEAGFVHTEDQERAINDMLADMSSGRMMDRLLSADVGFGKTEVAMNGMFVAVKNGYQAMMIAPTTLLSSQHYKSLKERFSGHDIKVAKLDRFSTTKEKNATLKGLQEGTIDVVVGTHALLKAKFKNLALVIIDEEHKFGVKQKEALKEIAIDVHLLSMSATPIPRSLNLAMSEVKSFSEILTPPTERQGVRTFVKSYDDKVIKEAILREMRRGGQIFYVFNSIAGIEEKKKQLLEILPKLRIAVLHSKISAKETEDEMMLFGEGEYDVLLSTSIVESGIHMPHANTMIVDGADNFGIADLHQLRGRVGRGAKEGYCYFMVTDKERLTDNAKRRLLALESHSDLGSGAVLAFHDLEIRGGGNIIGEAQSGHIKQIGYSLYLRMLEDAIKELSGQDKEVAQNIDMKLSIDAYLNEELIEEDRLRLELYRRLSLCESTGEVYEIEAEIADRFGKLDVITRQFIDVIVMKVLAREKGISKVSSYGENVFIEFMDETKERVVLKSRSKDDDDIIATAMGYLK; encoded by the coding sequence ATGTACCAAAGTAATATTTACGAATACTTAGAAGCGTTACAAGAAGAAAAACTGCTTATCTGTAAAGATGATAAAGAAGCAGTTCAGATACGGGATATAGCTGTTTTACTTGGATTTGATACGTTTATTCTGCCAGATCTTCGTGTAAGCGTAGGGGAAGACCTGCGTACCTATGATGAAGAGATACATGAGCTGTTCATACAGTTAGCTTCTTTCTATAAAAGTACAAAGAGAAAGATACTTATCTCACCGCTGCGCACGCTGCTTATTCCTTTCCCCAAAGCTGAACTGTTTGATAGCAGGTCCATAGAATTTGGCGATACCCTGGACCTGTCGGAACTCAAAGATACCCTGTATCAGTGGGGATACCATTTTACGGACATTGCTGCCAGCCATGGAGAAGTCTCTTTTCGCGGGGATATCATAGATATCTATCCGATCGATGCCACGAAACCTTACCGTATCTCTTTGTTTGATGAAGAGGTAGAGGCCATCCAGTACTATGATGAAGGTACGCAGAAACGTTCAAGCGATGAGTTGGAATCTTTGACCTTTAGACCGGCATTTTTGGCACTAAATAAAACCCAGCATGAAGCACTGAGAAACAGAACTGAACGAAGCAGTTATGATACCTTTGTAAAAGACATAGATTCATTGGGATTATGGCACCTGGATGATCTGGGAGAGAGCGCTCTAACACTGTTTGACGGAGTATGGGCATCTGCTTTGGATGATGAACTGAAAGAAGTGTATGAGCTGGATGAACCGCTTGTCCCACGAGAGTCATTTGTACTGCCGGCTATTCCAGAAGGGCATAAATACCGTGATCTCGAAGCAGTACATCCCAATAAATTACTTGAATCCCATAAAGATAAAAAGATCACGATCATTGCAAAAAATGAGAGTATCGTACGTGGATCTGAACTAGACTCGTTTGAAAATATAGAGTTTGTCTACCAGGAGGGGATCGTCAATCTTTTGGGTGCAGATAAACTCATTCTTTCACTCAACAAACCCATTAAACGAAAAAAGGTCAAAAAAGCGACGATCATACTCGATGAACTGAAGCCCGGTGACTATGTGGTGCATGAGAATTACGGTGTAGGTATCTTTAAAGGGATAGAAAAACGTGATGTATTGGGAGCTACCAGTGAATTTGTAGTGATGCATTATCAAAATGAAGATGCGTTGCTCATCCCCGTCTCGAACCTTGAAGTGGTAGATCGTTATGTAGCTGAAGGCGGTGTATTACCGATACTTGACAAGCTGGGGAAAGCCAGCTTTAAAAAGCTCAAAGAAAAAGTCAAAGAGAAGCTTTTTGCGATCGCTTCACAGATCATTAACCTCTCGGCACAACGTCATTTGAAAAAAGGTATCAAACTCAAAATCGACATGGAAGAGCATGCTATCTTTATGTCTGAGGCCGGTTTTGTACATACCGAAGACCAGGAACGAGCCATCAACGATATGTTGGCTGATATGAGTTCGGGCCGGATGATGGACAGACTGCTTTCTGCAGATGTAGGATTCGGAAAAACAGAGGTAGCAATGAACGGGATGTTCGTAGCGGTAAAAAATGGTTATCAGGCCATGATGATCGCCCCTACGACTCTGCTGAGTTCACAGCATTACAAAAGCCTTAAGGAGCGTTTTTCCGGACATGATATCAAAGTAGCCAAGCTGGACAGGTTTTCTACAACCAAAGAGAAGAATGCCACACTGAAAGGCTTGCAAGAAGGGACGATTGATGTGGTTGTGGGAACCCATGCGTTACTCAAAGCGAAGTTTAAAAACCTGGCACTTGTCATTATCGATGAAGAACATAAATTTGGTGTGAAACAGAAAGAGGCACTCAAAGAGATAGCTATTGATGTACATCTTCTCAGTATGTCAGCCACTCCGATCCCAAGATCTTTGAATCTTGCCATGTCTGAAGTCAAGTCTTTTTCTGAAATACTTACCCCTCCGACTGAGCGACAAGGGGTACGTACGTTTGTGAAGAGTTATGATGATAAAGTGATCAAAGAAGCGATACTTCGTGAGATGCGGCGTGGTGGACAGATATTTTATGTCTTTAACTCTATTGCAGGGATAGAAGAGAAAAAGAAGCAATTGCTTGAGATACTTCCTAAACTACGTATCGCAGTGCTTCACTCTAAGATCTCAGCAAAAGAGACTGAAGATGAGATGATGCTTTTTGGAGAGGGAGAGTATGATGTACTGCTCTCTACTTCGATCGTAGAGTCTGGGATCCATATGCCTCATGCTAACACGATGATCGTTGATGGTGCGGATAATTTCGGTATCGCTGACTTGCATCAGCTTCGTGGGCGTGTAGGACGTGGAGCTAAAGAGGGATACTGCTACTTCATGGTCACAGATAAGGAACGTCTTACAGACAATGCAAAACGTCGTCTGCTTGCATTGGAGTCACATTCAGATCTAGGAAGCGGTGCAGTACTTGCCTTTCATGACCTTGAGATACGGGGTGGAGGAAATATCATCGGTGAAGCACAGTCGGGACATATCAAACAGATAGGATATTCACTCTACTTGCGTATGCTTGAAGATGCCATTAAAGAACTTTCCGGACAAGACAAGGAAGTGGCACAGAATATCGATATGAAACTCTCCATTGATGCGTACCTGAATGAAGAGCTGATCGAAGAAGACAGGTTGCGTTTGGAACTCTACCGACGTCTCTCACTTTGCGAAAGTACAGGAGAAGTGTATGAGATAGAAGCCGAGATAGCAGACCGATTTGGAAAGCTGGATGTGATCACCAGACAGTTCATTGATGTCATTGTGATGAAGGTCTTGGCAAGAGAAAAAGGTATCTCCAAAGTCTCTTCGTATGGTGAAAATGTCTTTATCGAATTCATGGATGAAACTAAAGAGAGAGTGGTACTCAAGTCACGCAGTAAAGATGATGATGACATTATCGCTACAGCCATGGGGTATTTGAAGTAA
- a CDS encoding VWA domain-containing protein, with product MSFVNPQFFWALIVPFVIFAFLISTNKERLARIFDEKVLKRLSATDESMPLVVRNILMLLALFLMIVAMARPVIEKGDRTVEVQGLTLLTALDISGSMRSTDVYPNRLTFAKKKMNTFFDAMPSDEIGVVAFAYSPFVLAPFSSDKETLKMMVEGVDDSYISMGSTDFSALGELASSLLEDKKPKIMVLFTDGGDEEAIAGFTQILKENEIDLYVVLVGTEKGAPVIDENGKPFTLEDSTIAITQRNDALGEVAKENDGAYVVASTGKEDITQLASVIKGKYQNQQQGEVTVKERVEYFYYPLGLGLLLLLISLSSMPRRREV from the coding sequence ATGAGTTTTGTAAATCCACAATTTTTTTGGGCACTCATCGTTCCTTTTGTCATCTTTGCGTTTCTCATTTCTACAAACAAAGAGAGGCTTGCACGTATCTTTGATGAAAAGGTACTGAAACGTTTGAGTGCGACAGATGAGAGTATGCCTTTGGTCGTACGTAATATACTGATGCTCTTAGCACTCTTTTTAATGATCGTTGCGATGGCCAGACCTGTGATAGAAAAAGGGGATAGGACCGTAGAAGTACAGGGATTGACACTGTTGACTGCACTGGATATCTCCGGTTCTATGAGGAGTACGGATGTCTATCCCAACCGTTTGACCTTCGCTAAAAAGAAGATGAACACATTTTTTGATGCCATGCCAAGCGATGAGATAGGGGTAGTGGCCTTTGCTTACAGTCCTTTTGTATTGGCGCCTTTTTCGAGTGATAAAGAAACGTTGAAAATGATGGTCGAAGGCGTAGATGACAGCTATATTAGCATGGGATCTACAGATTTTTCAGCCTTAGGAGAACTGGCAAGTTCTTTACTCGAAGATAAGAAGCCTAAGATCATGGTACTTTTCACTGATGGTGGAGATGAAGAAGCCATCGCAGGCTTTACCCAGATACTTAAAGAAAATGAGATAGACCTTTATGTAGTACTGGTAGGGACTGAAAAAGGAGCGCCTGTGATCGACGAGAATGGCAAACCATTTACGCTTGAGGACAGTACCATAGCGATCACGCAAAGAAATGATGCATTGGGTGAAGTTGCCAAAGAAAATGATGGTGCGTACGTAGTAGCAAGTACGGGTAAAGAAGATATCACGCAACTGGCATCTGTGATAAAAGGCAAATATCAAAACCAACAGCAGGGCGAAGTGACAGTGAAAGAACGTGTGGAATATTTTTATTACCCATTGGGACTTGGACTGTTACTGCTACTCATTTCATTGAGTTCGATGCCTAGAAGGAGAGAAGTATGA
- a CDS encoding DUF58 domain-containing protein has translation MNKAVKKIILKTKKQVYGDMLGNNASLFQGEGFEFAELREYVYGDDVRKIDWKTTAKLGKPFVKIYKEERELNVVVVSMLGGSVYFGTVKQKSDVIAEVVATLGFSAVKNSDLFSHMIFADQLYEVSKVSKKLFSVHKAVEDVFEFDPLGKEGDFSALVETLHHRLKKKSLLFIVSDFVGDIDLKLLSKKHDVFAVMVRDRFEEDPSELGYLRLIDMESRQSFEGDVDSATLKNYKKALHDNDEKLYKQFKKQGVRFTKIYTHEEPALKLMKRMR, from the coding sequence TTGAACAAAGCAGTTAAGAAAATTATCCTTAAAACAAAAAAGCAAGTCTATGGAGATATGCTGGGAAACAATGCCTCACTCTTTCAGGGGGAAGGCTTTGAATTTGCAGAACTTCGTGAGTATGTGTATGGTGATGATGTTCGTAAGATCGACTGGAAAACCACTGCAAAACTGGGCAAACCTTTTGTAAAGATCTATAAAGAGGAGAGAGAGCTGAATGTAGTGGTCGTTTCGATGCTTGGCGGGTCTGTCTATTTTGGTACCGTGAAACAAAAATCAGACGTTATCGCAGAAGTAGTGGCTACCCTTGGTTTTTCTGCTGTAAAAAACTCTGATTTGTTTTCACATATGATCTTTGCAGATCAACTGTATGAAGTCAGTAAAGTAAGTAAAAAACTTTTTTCTGTACATAAAGCAGTGGAAGATGTTTTTGAATTTGATCCACTAGGAAAAGAGGGTGATTTTTCTGCCTTGGTCGAGACACTGCATCACCGTTTGAAAAAGAAGTCTTTGCTTTTTATCGTGTCTGATTTTGTAGGAGATATAGACTTGAAGCTACTGAGTAAAAAACATGATGTTTTTGCAGTCATGGTTCGTGACAGGTTTGAAGAAGATCCTTCTGAACTGGGGTACCTCAGACTCATAGATATGGAAAGCAGACAGAGTTTTGAAGGTGATGTGGATAGTGCCACACTGAAAAACTACAAAAAAGCGTTACATGATAATGATGAAAAACTCTATAAGCAGTTTAAAAAGCAGGGTGTACGGTTCACCAAGATCTATACGCATGAAGAACCAGCACTCAAATTAATGAAAAGAATGAGGTGA
- a CDS encoding tetratricopeptide repeat protein: MRRMILGILSAGALLHAGLTDFKTIKEANQAYEAKAYGKSAALLNSLDTKSPQKQYDIGNALYKDKKYDEAIKAYEKAEGIDEATRLHNIGNTQFQKKEWDKAIESYEKALEMKEDEDTRFNLELAKKQKQKEEEKKQQEQQDQNKDQEQNKNDKQKQDQKQNKEQKEQDKKQQEQRNKDQEKKQQDKQNQDQKDKEKKKKEDQKKKEGDKDKSDAKKEKKPQDKKGDQAPDQPKEQKKMSKEEKLKEQELKRLMKKMGQKKTPTMMYQMGEGKKGQRSEDAKPW, from the coding sequence ATGAGAAGGATGATCTTAGGGATACTGAGTGCAGGTGCCTTACTCCATGCCGGGCTAACCGACTTCAAAACCATCAAAGAGGCAAATCAGGCCTATGAGGCTAAAGCGTATGGCAAGAGTGCAGCCCTGTTAAACAGTTTGGATACAAAGAGTCCCCAAAAACAGTATGACATAGGAAATGCATTGTACAAAGATAAAAAATATGATGAGGCGATCAAAGCCTATGAAAAAGCAGAAGGTATAGATGAAGCAACTAGACTGCATAACATAGGTAACACCCAGTTTCAGAAAAAAGAGTGGGACAAAGCCATAGAGTCGTATGAAAAAGCCTTGGAAATGAAAGAGGATGAGGATACAAGATTTAATCTTGAGTTAGCTAAAAAACAGAAGCAAAAAGAAGAAGAGAAAAAACAGCAGGAACAACAAGATCAAAATAAAGATCAGGAACAAAATAAAAACGATAAACAAAAGCAGGATCAAAAACAGAATAAAGAGCAAAAAGAGCAAGATAAGAAACAACAAGAGCAAAGAAACAAAGATCAAGAGAAGAAACAACAAGACAAACAAAATCAAGATCAAAAAGACAAAGAGAAGAAAAAGAAAGAAGATCAAAAGAAAAAAGAGGGTGATAAAGACAAATCTGATGCCAAAAAAGAGAAAAAGCCCCAAGATAAAAAAGGTGATCAAGCGCCAGATCAGCCTAAAGAGCAAAAGAAGATGAGTAAAGAAGAGAAGCTCAAAGAGCAAGAGCTAAAACGTCTGATGAAAAAGATGGGACAGAAAAAAACACCTACGATGATGTATCAGATGGGTGAAGGTAAAAAAGGTCAAAGGAGTGAAGATGCGAAACCTTGGTAA
- a CDS encoding prephenate dehydrogenase — translation MAKIKVGIVGLGLMGGSLSLALKKLSKDYYFIGLDHNELHCSQALELGLVDEICTSTEALKNCEIIFLSIPVDGIISVAQQLGALPDTCTVIDLGSTKEKISLSIPSDIRPNFVAAHPMTGTEKFGPTAALEDLYTDKVVVLCDLEKSGSHQQNVAKKLFNDIGMNIVCMGAKEHDRHAAFISHMPHAISYSLANSVMAQEDSKSIIALAGGGFKDMSRIAKSSPNMWEDIFRQNKTNVLKAIHSFQSELKKCQKMVENEEWETLNDWMREANTLHDILD, via the coding sequence ATGGCTAAAATCAAAGTCGGTATAGTGGGTCTAGGACTTATGGGGGGATCTTTAAGTCTTGCGCTTAAAAAGCTCTCCAAAGACTATTATTTCATAGGACTGGATCATAATGAACTGCATTGTTCACAAGCACTTGAACTCGGTCTCGTTGATGAAATTTGTACCTCTACCGAAGCACTCAAAAATTGCGAGATCATTTTCCTTAGTATACCTGTAGATGGCATAATCTCTGTAGCTCAACAGTTAGGTGCTTTACCTGATACATGTACCGTGATTGATCTGGGAAGTACCAAAGAGAAGATCTCTCTTTCTATCCCTTCTGATATTCGACCTAATTTTGTGGCTGCACACCCTATGACAGGTACCGAAAAATTTGGTCCTACTGCTGCACTTGAAGATCTTTATACAGACAAAGTTGTCGTACTCTGTGATCTTGAAAAGAGTGGATCACATCAGCAAAATGTTGCCAAAAAACTTTTTAATGACATAGGCATGAATATCGTCTGTATGGGTGCTAAAGAGCATGATAGACATGCTGCCTTCATCTCCCACATGCCCCATGCGATAAGTTATTCCTTGGCAAATTCTGTGATGGCACAGGAAGATTCAAAAAGTATTATCGCTCTGGCAGGCGGTGGATTTAAAGACATGAGCCGTATCGCTAAATCTTCTCCTAATATGTGGGAAGATATCTTTAGACAAAACAAGACCAATGTGCTTAAAGCCATACACTCATTTCAGTCAGAACTGAAAAAATGCCAAAAAATGGTCGAGAATGAAGAGTGGGAAACGTTGAATGACTGGATGAGGGAAGCCAATACTTTACATGATATTTTAGACTAA
- a CDS encoding MoxR family ATPase has product MSQTIENIKTEISKVLVGQDKMIEGLLAGLLCRGHILLEGVPGLAKTTAVNALAKTLGLDFKRVQFTPDLLPSDIIGTEIYDPSNNTFKIKQGPIFTNLLLADEINRAPAKVQSALLEVMQERQVTIGDETFKIDLPFLVMATQNPVEQEGAYELPEAQLDRFMMKVVVGYNTKEEELEIARRVANNSFGEIQQVATIEDLNKIREEALQVHMDEEIEAYIIELVAATRDPKAYGLEELEAYIEFGASPRASIDMYKAARAIAYLKGQDYVSPIEIAYIAKEILRHRIILSYEAQAEDVTQDEIIEKILAAVPIP; this is encoded by the coding sequence TTGAGTCAAACCATAGAAAACATCAAAACAGAAATTTCTAAAGTGCTTGTCGGACAAGATAAAATGATCGAAGGGCTTTTGGCAGGTTTACTTTGTCGCGGGCATATCCTGCTAGAGGGTGTTCCCGGACTTGCAAAAACGACTGCAGTCAATGCTTTGGCAAAGACACTTGGACTGGACTTTAAACGTGTACAGTTCACCCCCGACCTCCTTCCTTCTGACATCATAGGTACTGAGATCTATGATCCTTCTAACAATACATTTAAGATCAAACAAGGTCCTATCTTCACGAATCTTTTACTTGCTGATGAGATCAACCGTGCTCCAGCTAAAGTACAGTCTGCATTGCTTGAAGTGATGCAGGAAAGACAAGTCACCATCGGAGATGAAACATTCAAAATTGATCTTCCATTTTTAGTTATGGCGACACAAAACCCAGTAGAACAAGAAGGTGCCTATGAACTTCCTGAGGCGCAGCTTGACAGATTTATGATGAAAGTAGTGGTCGGTTATAACACCAAAGAAGAAGAGTTGGAGATCGCAAGACGTGTTGCGAATAACAGTTTTGGAGAGATCCAACAAGTAGCAACCATTGAGGATCTCAATAAGATCAGAGAAGAAGCGCTTCAAGTGCATATGGATGAAGAGATAGAAGCCTATATCATAGAACTCGTAGCTGCTACGCGTGATCCTAAGGCATATGGCCTTGAAGAGCTTGAAGCGTATATCGAATTTGGAGCAAGCCCGCGTGCCAGTATCGATATGTATAAAGCTGCCCGTGCGATCGCTTACTTGAAAGGACAGGATTATGTTTCGCCTATAGAGATAGCCTACATTGCAAAAGAGATCCTTCGCCATCGTATCATACTCTCTTATGAAGCACAGGCAGAAGATGTGACACAAGATGAGATCATAGAGAAGATTTTAGCTGCTGTTCCAATTCCGTAG